A DNA window from Gigantopelta aegis isolate Gae_Host chromosome 4, Gae_host_genome, whole genome shotgun sequence contains the following coding sequences:
- the LOC121370141 gene encoding adhesive plaque matrix protein-like, which produces MCTEYCIRFDDHSYSNHHTESFIPPYSNPHNESFIPPYSNHHTESFIPPYSNHHTESFIPPYSNHHTESFIPPYSNHHTESVIPPYSNHHTESFIPPYSNPHTESFIPPYSNHHTESFIHPYSNHHTESFIPPYSNHHTESFIPPYSNPHTESFIPAYSNHHTESFIPPNSNPHTESFIPPYSNPHTESFIPPYTNPHNESFIPPYSTPNPSYLPTPTITPNPSYLPTPTITPNPSYLPNPTITPNPSYLPTPTITPNPSYLPTPTLTMNPSYLPTPTITPNPSYLPTPHRIFHTSLLQPSHRILHTSLLHTESFIPPYSNHHTESFIPPYSNHHTESFIPPYSNPHNESFIPPYSNHHTESFIPPYSNHHTESFIPPYSNPHNESFIPPYSTPNPSYLPTPTITPNPSYLPSPTITPNPSYLPSPTITPNPSYVPNPTITPNPSYLPTPTITPNPLYLPTPTLTMNPSYLPTPTITPNPSYLPTPTLTMNPSYLPTPTITPNASYLPTPHRILHTSLIQPSHRILHTSLLQPSHRILHTSLIQPSHRILHTSLIQPSHRILHTSLLQPSHRILHTSLLQPSHRILRTSLLQPSQ; this is translated from the coding sequence ATGTGTACTGAATACTGTATTCGGTTTGATGATCATAGCTACTCCAACCATCACACTGAATCCTTCATACCTCCCTACTCCAACCCTCACAATGAATCCTTCATACCTCCCTACTCCAACCATCACACCGAATCCTTCATACCTCCCTACTCCAACCATCACACCGAATCCTTCATACCTCCCTACTCCAACCATCACACCGAATCCTTCATACCTCCCTACTCCAACCATCACACCGAATCCGTCATTCCTCCCTACTCCAACCATCACACCGAATCCTTCATACCTCCCTACTCCAACCCTCACACCGAATCCTTCATACCTCCCTACTCCAACCACCACACCGAATCCTTCATACATCCCTACTCCAACCATCACACCGAATCCTTCATACCTCCCTACTCCAACCATCACACCGAATCCTTCATACCTCCCTACTCCAACCCTCACACCGAATCCTTCATACCTGCCTACTCCAACCATCACACCGAATCCTTCATACCTCCCAACTCCAACCCTCACACCGAATCCTTCATACCTCCCTACTCCAACCCTCACACCGAATCCTTCATACCTCCCTACACCAACCCTCACAATGAATCCTTCATACCTCCCTACTCCACACCGAATCCTTCATACCTCCCTACTCCAACCATCACACCGAATCCTTCATACCTCCCTACTCCAACCATCACACCGAATCCTTCATACCTCCCTAATCCAACCATCACACCGAATCCTTCATACCTCCCTACTCCAACCATCACACCGAATCCTTCATACCTCCCTACTCCAACCCTCACAATGAATCCTTCATACCTCCCAACTCCAACCATCACACCGAATCCTTCATACCTCCCTACTCCACACCGAATCTTTCATACCTCCCTACTCCAACCATCACACCGAATCCTTCATACCTCCCTACTCCACACCGAATCCTTCATACCTCCCTACTCCAATCATCACACCGAATCCTTCATACCTCCCTATTCCAACCATCACACCGAATCCTTCATACCTCCCTACTCCAACCCTCACAATGAATCCTTCATACCTCCCTACTCTAACCATCACACCGAATCCTTCATACCTCCCTACTCCAACCATCACACCGAATCCTTCATACCTCCCTACTCCAACCCTCACAATGAATCCTTCATACCTCCCTACTCCACACCGAATCCTTCATACCTCCCTACTCCAACCATCACACCGAATCCTTCATACCTCCCTTCTCCAACCATCACACCGAATCCTTCATACCTCCCTTCTCCAACCATCACACCGAATCCTTCATACGTCCCTAATCCAACCATCACACCGAATCCTTCATACCTCCCTACTCCAACCATCACACCGAATCCTTTATACCTCCCTACTCCAACCCTCACAATGAATCCTTCATACCTCCCTACTCCAACCATCACACCGAATCCTTCATACCTCCCTACTCCAACCCTCACAATGAATCCTTCATACCTCCCTACTCCAACCATCACACCGAATGCTTCATACCTCCCTACACCACACAGAATCCTTCATACCTCCCTAATCCAACCATCACACCGAATCCTTCATACCTCCCTACTCCAACCATCACACCGAATCCTTCATACCTCCCTAATCCAACCATCACACCGAATCCTTCATACCTCCCTAATCCAACCATCACACCGAATCCTTCATACCTCCCTACTCCAACCATCACACCGAATCCTTCATACCTCCCTACTCCAACCCTCACACCGAATCCTTCGTACCTCCCTACTCCAACCCTCACAATGA